In Acaryochloris marina S15, a single genomic region encodes these proteins:
- a CDS encoding M48 family metallopeptidase, with product MKDAVSQLPISKRVVAATALATSLAIATPNPAQAIPLRDLIFRGIQVIQLSNLSNKQERELGEQIHRNLQSQGMRLHQGRSLNRYVSRIGQRLVDAGARRRKVAYRFQVVDDKRVNAFATMGGRVYVTTGLINTADNEAQLASVIGHEIGHIDRKHLVKQIRKTMVAQGLTTAITGSNRSQVANIGVNLLVSRPQSRSDEYDADREGLRMLRAAGYATSAMPEFMRKLVSSRSTPTFLSTHPAAPDRVVRLESEIQSGSQNECDSNPDLQSCGLNQSRYRQVVGSR from the coding sequence ATGAAGGATGCAGTCTCTCAGCTGCCCATTTCTAAGCGTGTTGTTGCGGCAACTGCTTTAGCAACGAGTCTTGCGATCGCAACCCCAAATCCTGCCCAAGCTATTCCTTTGAGAGACTTGATCTTTCGGGGGATTCAAGTCATCCAACTCTCCAATCTTTCTAATAAGCAGGAACGAGAGCTAGGCGAGCAAATTCATCGCAACCTCCAAAGCCAAGGAATGCGCTTGCATCAAGGGCGGTCCCTCAATCGCTATGTGAGCCGCATTGGTCAGCGTTTAGTAGATGCCGGGGCGAGACGCCGGAAAGTAGCCTACCGTTTTCAGGTCGTCGATGATAAGCGGGTAAATGCCTTTGCCACGATGGGAGGGCGGGTTTATGTCACTACAGGTCTGATTAATACCGCAGATAACGAAGCCCAGCTCGCTAGCGTCATTGGCCATGAAATTGGCCATATTGACCGCAAACACCTAGTCAAGCAAATTCGCAAGACGATGGTGGCTCAAGGACTAACAACCGCTATTACGGGCTCCAATCGCAGTCAAGTCGCCAATATTGGGGTCAACTTATTAGTCAGTCGTCCCCAAAGCCGCAGTGACGAATATGATGCCGATCGAGAAGGACTCCGCATGTTGAGAGCAGCAGGGTATGCCACCTCAGCGATGCCTGAATTTATGCGCAAACTCGTTTCGAGTCGATCAACCCCCACCTTTTTAAGTACCCACCCAGCCGCTCCAGATCGAGTGGTTCGCCTGGAGAGTGAGATTCAATCGGGCTCTCAAAATGAATGCGATAGCAACCCCGATCTGCAAAGCTGCGGTCTCAACCAAAGCCGCTACCGGCAAGTTGTGGGCAGTCGTTAA
- a CDS encoding 2'-5' RNA ligase family protein, producing the protein MQDVSLWLVPTPKDSAYLQAIIDPLADKYQAPRFSPHVTVAGRLQVSDDYQSSLAALAAATPVLQLDNQGLDHSAALFRTVYIRTSLADPLVALRQRVYELWIENAIKPFMPHISLIYKELAPLERQIIIQALRIKETLIFDTLAVVCPQQPGEWTAVETWQTLERWNLNDLAAFEINP; encoded by the coding sequence ATGCAAGACGTTTCACTCTGGCTCGTTCCCACACCCAAAGATTCTGCCTATCTGCAAGCAATCATCGATCCGCTTGCCGACAAATACCAAGCCCCTAGATTTAGCCCCCATGTAACCGTTGCAGGTCGTCTCCAAGTCTCTGATGACTATCAATCTTCACTAGCGGCTCTGGCAGCGGCTACACCTGTCTTGCAACTGGATAATCAAGGGTTAGACCATAGCGCAGCGTTATTTCGCACCGTTTATATCCGTACCTCTTTAGCCGATCCCCTGGTGGCCTTGCGGCAAAGGGTTTATGAATTGTGGATTGAGAATGCAATCAAGCCTTTTATGCCCCATATCAGTTTGATCTACAAAGAATTAGCCCCCCTCGAACGCCAAATCATCATTCAGGCACTGAGGATTAAGGAAACGCTTATTTTCGATACCCTGGCAGTCGTCTGTCCACAACAACCTGGAGAATGGACCGCAGTAGAAACTTGGCAAACCCTGGAACGCTGGAATCTCAATGATCTAGCTGCTTTTGAAATCAACCCCTAG
- a CDS encoding ABC-ATPase domain-containing protein, giving the protein MTDHTRLAEQLRQLDGKGYKAYKSIRGEYYFPQFTLKIDRVQGDPFAKPSQCRVLIPQQIAGFPPESYANHSREVGLRDFLTRQFHQLTQQRQRRSGTGNSGLIAIAQPGPEILERTTAFISDEQVELRFWIGLPAQGRRIDGWQAADLLCEQIPELVEGMLYPQLSTQHLQHHIDTHEDADWLRQQLSAQGLVAFVADGAILPRQSGIDTRPLESATPFQSPASLRVEFSCPHHGLITGMGIPKGITLIVGGGYHGKSTLLKALELGIYNHIPGDGREYVVTHADAVKIRAEEGRPVTGLDLSPFINHLPHQQTTTQFYTTNASGSTSQAANIIEALELEAQVLLIDEDTTATNLMIRDRRMQSLIAKDQEPITPFIDQIRPLYEDHGVSSILVMGGSGDYFEVADTVIALSAYRPENVTEQALAIAAQYPSDRICEAAQLIGNRQPRRLQLKPSSLEWKGRPAKVKVHELREIIVGREAIDLSQVEQLVESGQLRGIAAAILYLHDSPPTDLNFAAAIQAILSQLSTEGLSTLSSFPEGDFVAFRRFELAAALNRWRDLSLED; this is encoded by the coding sequence ATGACCGATCATACCCGTCTAGCAGAGCAGTTACGGCAACTGGATGGCAAAGGCTATAAAGCCTACAAATCCATCCGAGGTGAGTACTATTTTCCCCAATTCACGCTCAAAATTGATCGGGTACAGGGCGATCCCTTCGCCAAGCCCAGCCAGTGCCGAGTCCTGATTCCACAGCAAATTGCAGGCTTTCCACCAGAGTCATACGCTAATCACAGTCGAGAAGTGGGACTACGGGATTTCTTAACGCGACAGTTTCACCAGCTGACCCAGCAGAGACAGCGTCGTTCGGGAACCGGAAATAGTGGATTGATTGCCATTGCTCAGCCGGGACCAGAAATCCTAGAGCGTACAACAGCTTTTATTAGTGACGAGCAGGTAGAACTCCGTTTTTGGATTGGTTTACCGGCTCAGGGACGCCGTATAGATGGTTGGCAGGCCGCTGATTTGCTCTGTGAACAGATTCCTGAGCTGGTTGAGGGCATGCTGTATCCTCAATTGTCCACTCAGCATCTCCAGCACCATATTGATACCCATGAAGATGCCGACTGGTTGAGACAGCAATTGTCTGCCCAGGGATTAGTGGCCTTTGTCGCCGATGGTGCTATTTTGCCTCGCCAGAGCGGGATTGATACTCGTCCTTTAGAGTCTGCCACGCCCTTTCAATCACCGGCATCATTACGGGTTGAATTTTCCTGTCCCCATCACGGGTTGATTACGGGTATGGGCATTCCTAAAGGCATTACTTTGATTGTTGGGGGGGGCTATCATGGCAAATCAACGCTACTGAAAGCCTTAGAGCTAGGCATTTACAATCACATTCCAGGAGATGGGCGCGAGTATGTGGTTACCCATGCGGATGCGGTCAAAATTCGGGCAGAGGAAGGACGTCCGGTGACGGGATTAGATCTGTCTCCATTTATTAACCATCTTCCCCATCAACAGACCACGACTCAGTTTTATACGACAAATGCTAGTGGCAGTACCTCTCAGGCAGCCAATATCATCGAAGCTTTGGAGCTAGAGGCCCAAGTCTTATTGATTGACGAAGATACCACCGCTACCAATTTGATGATTCGCGATCGCAGAATGCAATCCCTAATTGCCAAAGACCAAGAACCGATCACCCCGTTCATCGATCAAATCCGCCCCCTATATGAGGATCACGGGGTTTCCAGTATTTTGGTGATGGGGGGCAGTGGAGATTACTTTGAAGTGGCTGATACGGTGATTGCCCTATCTGCGTATCGCCCTGAAAACGTGACGGAGCAAGCGCTTGCGATCGCAGCTCAGTATCCAAGCGATCGCATCTGCGAAGCGGCCCAACTTATCGGTAATCGCCAGCCTCGAAGGCTGCAGCTCAAACCTAGCTCCCTAGAGTGGAAAGGCCGACCCGCCAAGGTTAAAGTCCATGAGTTACGGGAAATTATTGTAGGTCGCGAAGCCATTGATCTGAGCCAAGTTGAACAGCTTGTGGAGTCCGGGCAACTGCGTGGGATCGCAGCCGCTATTCTGTATTTGCATGACTCTCCACCGACTGATCTAAATTTTGCGGCTGCGATCCAAGCAATCTTGTCACAACTCTCTACAGAAGGTTTATCTACCCTCAGTTCCTTTCCAGAAGGAGATTTTGTCGCGTTTCGCAGGTTTGAACTGGCCGCAGCCCTGAACCGTTGGCGTGACCTTAGTCTAGAAGATTAG
- the speE gene encoding polyamine aminopropyltransferase, giving the protein MNSLGRHILVEFYGGSAEVLNDVLLIETNMLSAAKESGATIITSQFHRFPPIGVSGFIVLQESHFAIHTWPEYGYAALDLFTCGMSVNPWIAYEILKEAFQADHGSALELNRGQLHLLETENVDFKRPEEVAAYEYSDPQEKRTVWFTDRNDNIALSIRHRGGWIFREKSPYQTVEVLDTFEYGKMLVIDNMVMCSEGDEKAYHEMIVHVPMLTHPARKVLVIGGGDGGSVREILRHPQVEEVTLVEIDQVVIKAAREHLPTLSSALDHPKLNLLIGDGIEYLAAAADESYDLIIIDSSDPVGCSAPLFTKEFYLQVHRALRSGGVLVAQSESPRFNQPKFVELYQDLGAIFGAAQVHCYLAFISTYPTGMWSFAYCSKNGPHPIQDFDPQKAQQFSQDYQLAYYNPGIHQAAFCLPTFVKDMITVEQPTLV; this is encoded by the coding sequence ATGAATTCACTTGGAAGACATATCTTAGTTGAGTTTTACGGGGGTTCTGCCGAAGTCCTGAACGATGTTCTCCTGATCGAAACCAACATGTTGAGCGCGGCCAAGGAGTCGGGAGCCACGATTATTACCTCCCAATTTCATCGGTTTCCGCCCATTGGAGTGTCTGGGTTTATCGTCCTCCAAGAAAGCCATTTTGCCATTCATACCTGGCCGGAGTATGGCTACGCTGCCCTGGACTTATTTACCTGTGGCATGTCCGTTAACCCTTGGATCGCCTATGAAATCCTCAAAGAAGCCTTTCAAGCCGATCATGGGTCTGCTTTAGAGTTGAACCGAGGCCAACTCCATTTACTGGAAACAGAAAATGTAGATTTTAAGCGTCCCGAAGAGGTGGCTGCCTACGAATATTCTGATCCACAGGAAAAACGCACCGTTTGGTTCACAGATCGCAATGACAATATTGCTTTATCCATTCGACATCGAGGCGGCTGGATCTTCCGGGAAAAGTCTCCTTACCAAACTGTAGAAGTTCTCGACACCTTTGAATACGGCAAAATGCTGGTGATCGACAATATGGTCATGTGCAGCGAAGGCGATGAAAAAGCCTATCACGAGATGATTGTCCATGTGCCGATGCTCACTCATCCCGCTCGAAAAGTGTTGGTGATTGGCGGAGGCGATGGCGGTAGTGTGCGAGAAATTCTTCGCCATCCCCAAGTAGAAGAAGTCACCCTAGTTGAGATTGATCAGGTGGTGATTAAAGCTGCCAGAGAGCATCTCCCCACCCTGTCTTCAGCCTTAGATCATCCCAAACTGAACCTGCTGATTGGCGATGGTATCGAGTATCTAGCAGCGGCAGCCGATGAATCCTATGACCTGATTATTATTGATTCCTCCGACCCAGTCGGATGCTCTGCACCCCTATTTACCAAGGAGTTTTATCTACAGGTACACCGGGCTTTAAGATCAGGGGGTGTCTTGGTGGCCCAAAGCGAGTCTCCCCGGTTTAATCAGCCCAAATTTGTAGAACTCTATCAAGACTTAGGTGCAATTTTTGGGGCTGCTCAAGTGCACTGTTATCTAGCCTTTATCTCCACCTATCCCACAGGGATGTGGAGTTTTGCCTACTGCTCTAAAAATGGGCCGCATCCGATTCAGGACTTCGACCCACAAAAAGCACAGCAGTTTTCCCAAGACTATCAATTGGCCTACTACAATCCCGGAATCCACCAAGCCGCTTTCTGCTTACCGACCTTCGTCAAAGACATGATTACGGTGGAGCAGCCGACACTGGTCTAA
- a CDS encoding agmatinase family protein, protein MMTFDPNGVGLENGNLFGLPFDFDSAQIIVWGIPWEVTVSYGAGTAQGPAAILRESPQLDLYDFDNPGGWQQGIYLAGIPEFIQTKNDELKDTAQAIIEHTSQGHSVADSPTLMAALTEVNQECRHLNQWIYKQAQTVLAQGKQLVLLGGDHSIPLGYLQALAEHYDEFGILQIDAHSDLRQAYQGFEFSHASIMTNVLKLLQVTKLVQVGVRDVCAAEVETVAQSQGRIVTYYDPDLKTQLYQGETWHSLCQKMVKHLPQQVYISFDVDGLDPKLCPHTGTPVPGGLELEAAFHLCRTIVHSGRSLIGCDICEVGDGVWDGNVGARILYKLCNLMGLSQS, encoded by the coding sequence ATGATGACTTTTGACCCCAATGGTGTGGGCCTAGAGAATGGCAATCTGTTTGGCCTCCCCTTCGATTTTGACAGTGCCCAAATTATTGTCTGGGGCATTCCCTGGGAAGTGACTGTCTCCTACGGTGCTGGAACGGCTCAAGGGCCAGCAGCGATTCTGCGAGAATCTCCTCAATTGGATTTGTACGATTTTGACAATCCTGGCGGCTGGCAGCAAGGTATTTACCTGGCAGGCATTCCCGAATTTATCCAAACCAAAAATGATGAACTAAAAGACACGGCTCAAGCCATTATTGAGCACACCAGTCAAGGCCATTCTGTCGCAGACTCACCAACCTTGATGGCAGCGCTCACGGAAGTGAATCAGGAATGTCGCCATCTTAATCAGTGGATTTATAAGCAAGCCCAAACGGTTTTGGCCCAAGGAAAACAGCTGGTGCTATTGGGCGGGGACCATAGTATTCCCTTGGGCTACTTGCAGGCTTTGGCTGAGCACTATGACGAATTTGGCATTCTCCAAATCGATGCCCATTCTGACTTACGCCAAGCCTATCAAGGGTTTGAATTTTCCCATGCGTCAATCATGACCAATGTGTTGAAACTGCTCCAGGTCACGAAGCTGGTTCAGGTTGGCGTTCGAGATGTTTGTGCTGCTGAAGTCGAAACCGTAGCCCAGTCCCAGGGACGAATTGTGACCTACTACGATCCAGACCTGAAGACACAACTTTATCAAGGTGAGACGTGGCATTCCCTCTGCCAAAAGATGGTGAAGCATCTCCCGCAGCAGGTCTACATTAGCTTTGATGTCGATGGTTTAGATCCTAAGTTATGCCCACACACGGGTACGCCAGTACCTGGTGGTTTGGAGTTAGAAGCAGCTTTTCATTTGTGTCGAACGATTGTTCACAGTGGGCGATCGCTGATTGGCTGTGATATCTGTGAAGTGGGTGATGGGGTGTGGGATGGCAATGTAGGAGCGCGAATTCTCTACAAGCTCTGTAATTTGATGGGGCTATCTCAATCTTGA
- the gatA gene encoding Asp-tRNA(Asn)/Glu-tRNA(Gln) amidotransferase subunit GatA: MASIRALHQELIAKERSAHEITEAALETIHQLEPKLHSFLAITADQAFAQAKQVDAKLAAGEEIGLLAGIPIGIKDNMCTKGIATTCGSKILQNFIPPYESTVTQKLAAAGAVMVGKTNLDEFAMGSSTENSAYQVTGNPWDVSRVPGGSSGGSAAAVAADECVVSIGSDTGGSIRQPAALCGVVGLKPTYGLVSRFGLVAYASSLDQIGPFGRTVEDAAILLQEIAGYDARDSTSLKIEIPDYSKSLIPDLKGKKVGIITETFGEGLDSVVEQAVRKAIDQLGELGAEVQEISCPRFRYGLPTYYVIAPSEASANLARYDGVKYGYRTEDPEDLMSMYTHTRAEGFGTEVKRRIMIGTYALSAGYYDAYYLKAQKVRTLIKEDFEKAFESVDVLACPTTPTTAFKAGEKTADPLSMYLSDLMTIPVNLAGLPGLSLPCGFDDQGLPIGLQIVGNVLREDQVLQAAYAYEQSTEWHKEAPKL; this comes from the coding sequence ATGGCATCCATCCGAGCGTTGCATCAAGAGTTGATCGCTAAAGAACGATCAGCCCACGAAATTACCGAAGCAGCCCTGGAAACCATTCATCAATTAGAACCCAAACTCCATAGTTTTTTGGCCATTACTGCTGACCAAGCATTCGCCCAAGCTAAACAGGTCGATGCTAAGTTAGCTGCGGGGGAAGAGATTGGTTTACTAGCGGGAATTCCCATTGGTATCAAAGATAATATGTGTACCAAAGGAATTGCTACCACTTGTGGATCAAAAATCCTTCAAAACTTTATCCCCCCTTACGAGTCTACAGTAACCCAAAAGTTGGCGGCTGCGGGGGCAGTCATGGTGGGTAAAACCAACCTGGATGAATTTGCCATGGGCAGCTCGACGGAGAACTCTGCCTACCAAGTCACTGGCAATCCTTGGGATGTGTCGCGAGTGCCGGGCGGATCGTCTGGTGGGTCAGCTGCTGCAGTGGCCGCTGATGAATGTGTGGTGTCTATTGGGTCTGATACCGGTGGCTCCATTCGTCAGCCAGCAGCCCTCTGTGGTGTGGTTGGCCTCAAGCCTACCTACGGATTAGTATCTCGCTTTGGCCTGGTGGCTTATGCTTCGTCTTTAGATCAAATTGGTCCCTTTGGGCGCACGGTTGAAGATGCAGCCATTCTCCTGCAGGAAATAGCGGGCTATGATGCCCGTGACTCTACTAGCCTTAAGATAGAAATCCCTGATTATTCCAAGTCTTTGATTCCTGACCTTAAAGGGAAAAAGGTAGGCATCATCACCGAAACCTTTGGAGAAGGACTTGATTCGGTTGTAGAACAAGCGGTCCGCAAAGCGATAGACCAGTTAGGTGAACTCGGTGCTGAGGTCCAAGAAATTTCTTGTCCACGCTTCCGCTACGGATTACCCACTTACTATGTGATTGCCCCGTCGGAAGCTTCTGCAAACCTAGCCCGCTACGATGGTGTGAAGTACGGCTACCGAACCGAAGATCCAGAGGATCTGATGTCCATGTATACCCATACTCGGGCAGAAGGGTTTGGGACTGAGGTTAAGCGTCGAATTATGATCGGCACCTACGCCCTATCTGCAGGATATTACGATGCTTACTACTTAAAAGCTCAAAAGGTCCGCACGTTAATCAAGGAAGACTTTGAGAAGGCGTTTGAGAGCGTGGATGTTTTGGCCTGTCCCACAACCCCAACAACAGCATTTAAAGCAGGAGAGAAAACGGCTGATCCTTTAAGCATGTATCTCTCTGACTTAATGACCATTCCAGTGAATCTGGCAGGCTTACCGGGTCTAAGTCTTCCCTGTGGCTTTGATGACCAAGGATTACCAATCGGATTACAAATTGTTGGTAATGTCTTACGGGAAGATCAGGTGCTACAAGCTGCCTATGCTTATGAGCAATCGACAGAATGGCATAAGGAAGCCCCCAAACTCTAG
- a CDS encoding glycoside hydrolase: protein MTHPLYIAFIWHQHQPLYKSRVTGKYRLPWVRLHGTKDYLDLVLLLSRYPKLHQTVNLVPSLLMQIEDYVAGTAVDPYLEVATLPTEQLTPEQHQFIAQHFFDAHHQTLVDPHPRYAELFGQKQDKGEAWCLENWTAQDYGDLLAWHNLAWIDPLFWDDPDIARWLKQDRNFSLQDRKDIIEKQRQILSRIVPQHRQMQDDGQLEVMTTPYTHPILPLLADTDAGRVAVPHMDLPEAQFQWPDDIPRHLKKGWEMYEERFGRSPRGLWPSEQSVSPSILPHVAKQGFNWLCSDEAVLGWTTHHFFHRDEQGNVYEPEILYQPYRLSTYEGDLSIVFRDHRLSDLVGFTYSAMQPEEAASDLVGHLHAISNTLIDRQPEEGTALAKPWLVTIALDGENCWEYYERDGIPFLESLYQKLSEIDDLKLVTVSEYLEQFPPQETLPTTKLHSGSWVDGSFTTWIGDPVKNRAWDLLTEARKTLEKHPEATEEQNPDAWEALYAAEGSDWFWWFGEGHSSNQDEIFDQLFREHLVALYQALEEPVPEVLQYPLEEHQSTADHRPQSFIHPVINGVVDEQDWDHAGRITIAGSRGTMHRSSTIQRLWYGLDHLNFYMRFDFQVGKKPGVDSPPELHLLWFYPGQTMNNSLIPLGQVPDQSPLNYRYHHHLGINLTNHDIWLEEAADHDQWHGRSHHVQLGLDQCLEIAVPWSDLHLEPDWPVELVVILSKQGEFVEHLPENMLVPLQVP from the coding sequence ATGACTCACCCGCTTTATATCGCCTTTATTTGGCATCAGCATCAGCCTCTCTATAAAAGCCGAGTCACCGGCAAATACCGACTTCCTTGGGTTCGGTTGCATGGGACTAAGGATTATTTAGATTTAGTTCTGTTGCTGAGCCGCTATCCCAAATTGCATCAAACCGTTAACTTGGTGCCATCGCTGCTCATGCAGATCGAAGACTATGTGGCGGGGACCGCCGTTGACCCTTATTTAGAAGTGGCGACTCTTCCCACAGAACAGCTGACGCCAGAGCAACATCAATTTATTGCCCAGCATTTCTTTGATGCCCATCACCAAACCTTGGTTGATCCCCATCCTCGCTATGCAGAACTGTTTGGTCAAAAGCAGGACAAAGGGGAAGCCTGGTGTCTAGAAAACTGGACGGCCCAAGACTATGGGGATTTATTGGCCTGGCATAATCTAGCCTGGATTGATCCTCTCTTTTGGGATGACCCGGATATTGCCCGATGGTTGAAACAAGATCGCAATTTTAGCCTGCAAGATCGCAAAGATATTATCGAAAAGCAGCGCCAGATCCTGAGTCGCATTGTGCCCCAACATCGGCAGATGCAAGACGACGGCCAGCTAGAGGTGATGACGACTCCTTACACCCACCCCATTTTGCCCCTGTTAGCCGATACCGATGCGGGACGCGTGGCAGTTCCCCATATGGATTTACCGGAAGCCCAATTCCAATGGCCAGACGATATCCCTCGCCACTTGAAAAAGGGATGGGAGATGTATGAGGAACGATTCGGACGATCTCCTCGCGGACTATGGCCCTCTGAGCAGTCCGTGAGTCCTAGTATTTTGCCCCATGTCGCTAAGCAGGGCTTCAACTGGCTTTGTTCTGATGAGGCCGTTTTGGGATGGACCACTCATCATTTCTTCCATCGGGATGAACAGGGCAATGTCTATGAGCCTGAGATTCTATATCAGCCTTATCGCTTAAGTACCTACGAAGGCGATCTGTCGATTGTCTTTCGGGATCACCGATTGTCCGATCTGGTGGGCTTCACCTATAGCGCTATGCAGCCGGAAGAAGCAGCTTCTGATTTAGTGGGGCATCTACATGCGATCTCAAACACCCTCATCGACCGCCAACCCGAAGAAGGAACCGCTCTGGCCAAGCCCTGGCTGGTGACTATTGCCCTTGATGGCGAAAACTGCTGGGAGTACTACGAACGAGACGGCATCCCTTTTCTAGAAAGCCTCTATCAAAAGCTCAGTGAGATTGATGACCTCAAACTCGTCACCGTCTCTGAATACCTAGAACAGTTTCCGCCCCAAGAGACCCTACCGACGACTAAGCTCCATAGTGGATCTTGGGTAGATGGCAGTTTCACCACTTGGATTGGTGATCCTGTCAAAAATCGAGCCTGGGATTTATTGACAGAGGCCAGAAAAACTTTAGAAAAGCATCCCGAAGCTACCGAAGAGCAAAACCCAGATGCCTGGGAAGCTTTATATGCAGCAGAAGGCTCCGATTGGTTTTGGTGGTTTGGTGAAGGACATTCCTCGAATCAAGATGAGATTTTTGATCAGCTTTTTCGGGAGCATTTAGTCGCCCTCTATCAAGCCTTAGAGGAGCCCGTTCCTGAAGTCCTTCAGTATCCCCTGGAAGAACATCAATCAACGGCAGATCATCGTCCCCAAAGCTTTATCCATCCAGTGATCAACGGGGTTGTGGATGAACAAGATTGGGACCATGCGGGGCGAATTACCATCGCTGGTTCTAGGGGGACGATGCATCGTAGCAGCACCATCCAACGCCTTTGGTATGGGCTGGATCACCTGAATTTCTATATGCGATTTGATTTTCAGGTGGGTAAAAAACCGGGGGTTGATTCTCCCCCAGAACTGCACTTGTTGTGGTTCTATCCGGGACAAACCATGAATAATAGCCTGATTCCTCTAGGCCAAGTTCCCGATCAAAGCCCTCTCAACTACCGATATCATCATCATCTGGGCATTAATCTCACCAATCATGATATTTGGCTAGAAGAAGCCGCTGACCATGACCAATGGCACGGTCGGTCCCATCATGTACAACTTGGCCTCGATCAATGCCTAGAAATCGCAGTGCCATGGAGCGATTTACATCTAGAGCCTGATTGGCCTGTGGAACTGGTTGTGATTTTATCCAAGCAGGGTGAGTTTGTGGAGCACCTCCCTGAGAATATGTTGGTGCCACTACAGGTGCCCTAA
- a CDS encoding ammonium transporter, whose protein sequence is MSKPIKSRSKNLKRKKRLSPAWQVCLPMTAIVLLFWSVAAVAQEATPPDPTATLTVGLDTVWVLLCAFLVFFMNAGFGMLETGFCRQKNAVNILAKNLVVFALATIAYWAIGFGLMFGDGNPILGTTGWFVSGADNSPAIDNYEGVFSALNWTGVPLFAKFLFQLVFAGTAATIVSGAVAERIKFVSFLIFSLVLTGVLYPITGHWIWGGGWLAGMGFWDFAGSTVVHSVGGWAAFVGAAFLGPRLGRYSQTGATAMPGHNMSIATLGCLILWLGWFGFNPGSTMGVGDGSAIAHVALTTNIAAAFGGVAATFTAWFYLGKPDLSMIINGILAGLVGITAPCAWVTVPWAAVIGLIAGVIVVFAVTIIDGLKIDDPVGAISVHCVCGVWGTLAVGLFSQGPDGLIYGEGGGPAKGLILGGGFEQVIPQIVGIFAVGAFTLVTAAVTWAIIKAVAGLRVPEEEEIKGLDISEHGMEAYSGFLKES, encoded by the coding sequence ATGTCTAAGCCTATTAAATCGAGGTCAAAAAACCTCAAGCGCAAAAAACGCTTATCTCCTGCTTGGCAAGTATGCTTGCCAATGACAGCAATAGTTTTATTATTCTGGTCCGTGGCGGCCGTTGCTCAAGAAGCAACACCCCCTGACCCCACAGCAACCCTCACCGTTGGCTTGGACACGGTCTGGGTTCTGCTCTGTGCCTTTCTCGTCTTTTTCATGAATGCTGGATTCGGCATGCTTGAAACTGGATTCTGTCGGCAAAAAAATGCCGTCAACATCCTAGCGAAGAACTTAGTTGTATTTGCCCTAGCCACCATTGCTTACTGGGCCATTGGCTTTGGCTTAATGTTTGGTGACGGCAATCCTATCTTAGGAACGACAGGTTGGTTTGTCAGTGGGGCTGATAATAGCCCAGCTATCGACAATTATGAAGGTGTGTTTAGCGCCTTGAACTGGACAGGGGTTCCCCTCTTTGCTAAGTTCCTCTTTCAACTCGTGTTTGCCGGCACAGCGGCCACGATTGTTTCTGGTGCTGTAGCTGAGCGAATCAAGTTTGTTTCTTTCTTGATCTTTAGCTTGGTCCTCACTGGGGTGCTTTATCCCATCACTGGTCACTGGATCTGGGGTGGCGGTTGGTTAGCTGGCATGGGCTTTTGGGACTTTGCCGGTTCTACTGTGGTTCACTCGGTCGGCGGCTGGGCAGCTTTTGTCGGCGCAGCTTTCCTCGGACCTCGGTTAGGCCGCTATTCCCAAACTGGGGCAACTGCCATGCCTGGTCACAATATGAGTATTGCGACTTTGGGTTGTTTGATTCTCTGGTTGGGCTGGTTTGGCTTTAACCCAGGATCCACTATGGGTGTCGGTGATGGGTCTGCCATTGCTCATGTGGCGTTGACGACTAATATTGCGGCTGCTTTTGGTGGCGTTGCTGCGACGTTCACTGCTTGGTTCTACCTGGGAAAGCCTGATTTATCGATGATCATCAACGGTATCTTGGCTGGTCTGGTCGGTATTACAGCTCCTTGTGCTTGGGTGACTGTGCCTTGGGCTGCAGTGATTGGTCTGATTGCTGGGGTGATTGTTGTGTTTGCAGTCACTATCATTGATGGCTTGAAGATTGATGACCCGGTTGGTGCTATCTCTGTTCACTGCGTTTGCGGTGTTTGGGGTACTTTGGCAGTCGGCCTCTTTTCCCAAGGACCGGATGGTCTCATCTATGGCGAAGGCGGCGGTCCTGCGAAGGGGTTAATCCTCGGGGGTGGGTTTGAGCAAGTGATTCCTCAAATCGTTGGCATCTTTGCGGTCGGTGCGTTCACTTTGGTCACTGCAGCGGTTACTTGGGCCATCATCAAGGCGGTTGCTGGACTACGCGTTCCTGAAGAAGAAGAAATCAAGGGTCTCGATATCAGCGAACATGGCATGGAAGCCTACAGTGGATTCCTCAAAGAGTCATAA